The proteins below are encoded in one region of Haladaptatus sp. R4:
- a CDS encoding sulfurtransferase, whose amino-acid sequence MSNSDYAKDVLVSADWVEDHLDEFQSDDTDYRLVEVDVDTEAYDDAHAPGAVGFNWETQLQDQTTRDILEKDDFEDLLGSHGIDDDTTVVLYGDNSNWFAAYTYWQFKYYGHENVKLLDGGRDYWLENDYPTTDEVPSFPEVEYDARGPFEGIRAYRDDVEKAIDRGVPLVDVRSPEEYSGEILAPPGLQETAQRGGHVPGASNISWAATVNDDGTFKSADELSDLYESEGVTNDQEVVAYCRIGERSSIAWFALSELLGYDNVVNYDGSWTEWGNLVDAPIETGN is encoded by the coding sequence ATGAGCAACAGTGACTACGCCAAGGACGTACTCGTCAGCGCGGACTGGGTGGAAGACCACCTCGACGAGTTCCAGAGCGACGATACCGATTACCGACTCGTAGAGGTCGACGTTGACACGGAAGCCTACGACGACGCCCACGCGCCGGGCGCAGTCGGCTTCAACTGGGAGACACAGCTCCAGGACCAGACCACGCGTGACATCCTCGAAAAGGACGATTTCGAGGACCTCCTCGGCAGTCACGGCATCGACGACGACACCACCGTCGTCCTCTACGGGGACAACTCCAACTGGTTCGCGGCCTACACCTACTGGCAGTTCAAGTACTACGGCCACGAGAACGTGAAACTCCTCGACGGCGGACGCGACTACTGGCTCGAAAACGACTACCCGACGACGGACGAGGTCCCGTCGTTCCCGGAAGTCGAGTACGACGCCCGTGGCCCGTTCGAAGGCATCCGCGCCTACCGCGACGACGTGGAGAAGGCCATCGACCGCGGCGTTCCGCTCGTGGACGTTCGCTCGCCCGAGGAGTACAGCGGCGAAATCCTCGCGCCTCCAGGACTGCAGGAGACGGCCCAGCGCGGCGGCCACGTCCCCGGCGCATCGAACATCTCGTGGGCGGCCACCGTGAACGACGACGGGACGTTCAAATCCGCCGACGAACTCAGTGACCTATACGAGAGCGAAGGCGTCACGAACGACCAAGAGGTCGTCGCCTACTGCCGTATCGGCGAGCGCTCGTCCATCGCGTGGTTCGCACTCTCGGAACTGCTCGGCTACGACAACGTCGTCAACTACGACGGGTCGTGGACGGAGTGGGGCAACCTCGTGGATGCGCCCATCGAGACCGGCAACTGA